In Paenibacillus larvae subsp. larvae, the following proteins share a genomic window:
- the skfA gene encoding sporulation killing factor — translation MSNHNVRNEPAPAWESSAQNNLSKPAGIPLIKSVGCAACWGAKNISLTRACLPPTPINLAL, via the coding sequence ATGTCTAATCATAATGTCCGTAATGAACCTGCCCCTGCCTGGGAATCATCGGCGCAAAATAATTTGAGCAAGCCTGCCGGTATTCCTCTCATTAAGTCGGTAGGTTGTGCAGCATGCTGGGGCGCCAAGAACATTTCTCTGACCCGGGCTTGCTTACCGCCAACCCCAATCAACTTAGCGCTCTAA